The following proteins are encoded in a genomic region of Reichenbachiella sp.:
- a CDS encoding DUF2147 domain-containing protein, which translates to MEVFFNEFLSAYGNIIIIDFLRYFITASVAFLLFWILLRKVLNHRFIQPSWPKSSKLWYEFRYSLSTVLIFATIGTGVHLANQKGYIQVYHNIEVYGGFYFFLSLVIMLVFHDTYYYWTHRWMHHPKVYKYVHKVHHMSTNPSPWAAYSFHPLEAIIQAMVLPIILAFIPVHGIALFIFLTYMIVRNVHGHLGFELFPNRFIRSKWINWHTTTTHHNMHHRYFKSNFGLYFIWWDKLMKTNHDKYEKEFEEITSRKKSCLAKLKVLGLLILFSLSANAQSPQGKWMTFNEETGAPLSIIHIYPNIQTNSWEGKIDSIILQPNQGEHPICINCPGDFNNQPVIGLQFLWNFRKSGDEWTGGKVLDPESGNIYKSKIWFESSDEIKVRGYDGFFDLFYRTQLWRRVEGFGINGLWETIDDRYNQVKAHVRLQTRGNELVGTIQQIFQLPYEGNYPICVECEGDLKDKPIIGMRFMYGFKEAHEDWNNGHIIDPANGATYSAKFWLEDKDTLIIRGYWGPFYRTQEWKRFD; encoded by the coding sequence ATGGAGGTATTTTTCAACGAGTTCTTATCCGCCTATGGCAATATTATCATCATTGATTTCCTTCGGTATTTCATTACGGCAAGTGTGGCATTTTTGCTCTTCTGGATACTATTAAGAAAGGTTCTGAATCATCGGTTTATCCAACCCAGTTGGCCCAAATCTTCCAAACTATGGTATGAGTTTCGATACTCACTTAGTACCGTTCTGATTTTTGCAACCATTGGGACTGGTGTTCATCTGGCTAATCAAAAGGGCTATATCCAAGTTTACCATAACATTGAGGTTTATGGAGGGTTTTACTTCTTCCTGAGTCTGGTCATTATGCTTGTTTTTCACGACACTTATTACTACTGGACACACCGATGGATGCATCATCCTAAAGTTTATAAATATGTCCACAAGGTGCACCACATGAGCACTAATCCATCACCCTGGGCTGCATATTCCTTTCATCCATTAGAAGCGATTATTCAGGCGATGGTATTGCCCATTATCTTGGCCTTCATTCCGGTTCATGGAATAGCTTTATTCATTTTCCTTACATATATGATTGTCAGAAATGTACATGGTCACTTGGGATTTGAGCTCTTTCCAAATCGTTTCATTCGCAGCAAGTGGATCAATTGGCATACGACAACCACTCACCACAACATGCATCATCGGTATTTCAAAAGCAACTTTGGACTTTATTTTATTTGGTGGGACAAGTTGATGAAAACGAACCACGATAAATATGAAAAAGAATTTGAGGAAATTACTTCTCGAAAGAAATCTTGCCTTGCAAAACTCAAAGTGTTGGGGCTGCTTATTCTTTTCTCATTATCAGCAAATGCCCAATCACCACAAGGAAAATGGATGACTTTTAATGAGGAAACAGGAGCACCATTGTCTATAATACACATCTATCCAAACATTCAAACGAACTCATGGGAAGGAAAAATCGACAGTATTATTCTACAGCCCAACCAGGGTGAACACCCGATTTGTATTAACTGTCCGGGAGATTTTAACAATCAACCTGTGATTGGTTTACAATTCCTTTGGAATTTTCGAAAATCTGGAGATGAATGGACAGGAGGGAAAGTCCTTGACCCGGAAAGTGGAAATATCTACAAAAGCAAGATTTGGTTTGAAAGTAGTGATGAAATAAAAGTAAGAGGATATGACGGATTTTTTGATCTCTTTTATCGAACTCAATTATGGCGAAGGGTGGAGGGTTTTGGAATTAACGGACTTTGGGAAACCATCGATGACCGGTACAACCAGGTAAAGGCCCATGTGAGATTACAAACCAGAGGGAACGAGCTGGTCGGTACAATTCAACAAATATTTCAACTCCCATATGAGGGCAACTACCCAATTTGTGTAGAGTGTGAGGGCGATCTTAAGGATAAACCTATTATAGGAATGAGATTTATGTATGGATTTAAGGAAGCGCACGAAGATTGGAACAACGGACACATTATTGATCCGGCCAATGGTGCAACTTATTCTGCAAAGTTCTGGCTTGAAGACAAAGATACTTTGATTATTCGGGGCTATTGGGGGCCTTTCTACCGAACACAAGAGTGGAAACGGTTTGACTAA
- a CDS encoding ABC transporter permease yields the protein MDKSIQIISIPNLLVAFVPVVAVLFVLWKWKEGVKTSVWALVRMVIQLVLVGYVLTYIFESDSAWMVIGVLAVMLFSSSWIALRTLSTRRNELLLKALLAIIVGGLAVLVLITQGVLMLDPWYLPQYLIPLAGMIFANAMNSVSLAGERLTSELERGSDYQQARNTALRAALIPITNSLFAVGLVSLPGMMTGQILSGISPLIAVRYQIMVMCMAFGSAGISVALFLFLIKANFVSNEE from the coding sequence GTGGACAAATCCATACAAATCATATCCATCCCAAATTTACTGGTAGCCTTCGTGCCAGTCGTAGCCGTTTTATTTGTGCTTTGGAAATGGAAGGAGGGAGTGAAAACATCCGTGTGGGCGCTAGTGCGAATGGTCATCCAGCTGGTCTTGGTGGGTTATGTGCTTACCTATATTTTTGAGTCGGACAGTGCCTGGATGGTGATCGGTGTATTGGCGGTGATGCTTTTCTCTTCGAGTTGGATTGCTTTGCGCACGCTTAGTACACGGAGAAACGAACTTTTGCTCAAGGCTTTGCTTGCCATCATAGTTGGTGGATTAGCGGTTTTGGTATTGATTACTCAAGGCGTGTTGATGCTTGATCCTTGGTATTTGCCACAATATTTGATACCGCTAGCTGGAATGATTTTTGCCAATGCGATGAATAGTGTAAGCCTGGCTGGTGAGCGACTGACTTCCGAGCTGGAAAGAGGATCAGACTACCAGCAAGCCCGAAATACAGCTTTAAGAGCGGCATTAATTCCCATTACCAATTCTCTATTTGCTGTCGGCTTGGTATCGCTTCCTGGTATGATGACCGGGCAGATATTGTCTGGTATTTCACCTTTGATCGCCGTACGCTATCAAATTATGGTGATGTGCATGGCTTTCGGCTCTGCGGGTATTTCTGTTGCGCTATTTTTATTTTTAATAAAAGCCAATTTTGTCTCCAATGAGGAATAG
- a CDS encoding intradiol ring-cleavage dioxygenase yields the protein MKTLNFILIILLAVTSCQSQTKKTDKDRIIGGPCEGCEAVFEYGDKKLSAIDTLPDFEKTKPKLKLTGTVFKKDGKTPAENVILYIYQTDRKGIYATKGDEKGWAKRHGYIRGWIKTDKLGKYTFYTFRPASYPSGIEPEHIHITVKELNKNEYYIDEFVFDDDPMLTQKEKGELENRGGSGIVQPILKDGILTVSRDIILGLNIPNYE from the coding sequence ATGAAAACACTAAATTTCATTTTAATTATTCTTTTAGCAGTTACTTCTTGCCAGTCACAGACCAAGAAAACTGATAAGGATAGAATCATTGGTGGACCTTGTGAGGGTTGTGAGGCAGTTTTCGAATATGGGGACAAAAAGCTATCGGCAATAGATACGCTTCCAGATTTTGAAAAGACAAAACCTAAACTAAAACTCACAGGGACAGTATTTAAGAAAGACGGAAAAACGCCTGCCGAAAATGTTATTCTTTACATCTATCAAACCGACAGAAAAGGAATTTATGCTACTAAAGGGGACGAAAAAGGTTGGGCAAAACGACATGGATATATTCGTGGATGGATAAAAACAGACAAATTGGGGAAGTATACATTTTACACTTTTCGACCTGCATCCTATCCAAGCGGAATAGAACCGGAGCACATACACATTACCGTAAAAGAACTCAATAAAAACGAATACTATATTGACGAATTTGTCTTTGATGACGACCCTATGTTAACTCAAAAGGAAAAGGGAGAATTAGAAAATCGTGGTGGTTCAGGAATTGTGCAACCAATACTAAAAGATGGTATTCTGACTGTTAGTCGTGATATCATTTTGGGCTTAAATATTCCAAACTATGAATAG
- a CDS encoding YceI family protein — protein sequence MNRHFLIITLFILLSSCIGKHNSDAQKATISEKSTEVESETIGDTIRIDLSKSNIHWKGTKMRGAGKHEGEIELQSSFLIKNNNQLVNGSFVADMTTIGVTDIPEHEPVPRDNLNNHLKSSDFFDVEKFPTSAFEITKVKQVSSDSLLISGNLTLKDVTKNIEFGAKYQDKIFTTKFTFDRFQWNITYEGNFADKTLVDKDVELTIRLETE from the coding sequence ATGAATAGACATTTTTTAATAATTACACTTTTCATATTGTTGAGTTCTTGCATTGGCAAACACAATTCGGATGCTCAAAAAGCAACAATATCAGAAAAAAGCACTGAGGTTGAAAGTGAAACAATTGGTGATACAATTAGAATTGACCTTTCAAAATCCAATATTCATTGGAAAGGAACTAAAATGAGGGGAGCAGGAAAACACGAAGGTGAAATAGAATTACAAAGCAGTTTTTTAATTAAAAACAACAATCAATTAGTAAATGGAAGTTTTGTGGCAGATATGACAACAATAGGAGTAACAGATATTCCAGAACACGAACCAGTTCCAAGAGACAATTTGAATAATCATCTCAAAAGTTCGGACTTTTTTGATGTAGAAAAGTTTCCAACATCAGCATTTGAGATTACCAAAGTCAAACAAGTAAGTTCTGACAGCTTACTGATATCAGGAAATTTGACCTTAAAAGATGTTACAAAAAATATAGAATTTGGAGCAAAATATCAAGACAAGATATTCACTACAAAATTTACGTTTGATAGGTTTCAATGGAATATAACATACGAAGGTAATTTTGCAGATAAGACTTTAGTGGACAAAGATGTTGAATTGACAATAAGATTAGAAACGGAATAA
- a CDS encoding serine hydrolase domain-containing protein, with amino-acid sequence MKQLIISTLVLFSFCKNSKCQGFDTRWIDQVETDSRSFTRKINSRALVVGIFENGQDSLLTFGRINLLGRKPDGEDVFQIGSVSKTFTGYLLAKAIVDDGIDVHSPVSDFLQIKGKEKYGNTSLLSLSTHTSGLPNNTITLLTPTFISYVGTIIAFNQFVLTPLEVSQWIIDVPWKIAFIPPPIPFFSMYGKKSVNFDLNLYNPNQKKQSEFHYSNLGMGLLGQILAERKGLTYEELLKSDLTEKFGLNNTGISLAKKQKRNFATPHNILGIRTLRTKFKQGGIEGAGGIRSTGNDMLKYLRLQLEGVDSSDSLIFKTLQKSYFVSENPKQTGLEMGIGWIKYNPPGDSDHTIIWHNGQIAGSSAFIGFIPDKKIGIFILSNNGRAKKITKLGFKLLREYK; translated from the coding sequence ATGAAGCAATTAATTATTTCTACCCTTGTTCTTTTTTCATTTTGTAAAAATTCAAAATGCCAAGGGTTTGATACACGTTGGATAGATCAAGTTGAAACTGATTCACGAAGTTTTACACGGAAAATCAATAGCCGTGCATTAGTTGTTGGAATATTTGAAAATGGACAAGATTCCTTGTTGACGTTTGGTAGAATTAATTTACTCGGTCGCAAGCCTGATGGTGAAGATGTTTTCCAAATAGGTTCTGTAAGCAAAACTTTTACAGGGTATCTATTGGCTAAAGCTATTGTAGATGATGGTATCGACGTCCATAGTCCTGTGTCTGACTTTCTTCAAATAAAAGGAAAAGAAAAGTACGGAAATACTAGTTTGCTTTCACTTTCTACTCACACGAGTGGTTTACCTAATAATACAATCACACTTTTAACACCAACATTTATAAGTTATGTAGGAACAATTATCGCTTTTAATCAATTTGTTTTAACTCCATTGGAAGTCTCACAATGGATAATAGATGTGCCATGGAAAATTGCGTTTATACCTCCTCCAATACCTTTCTTCTCAATGTATGGAAAGAAATCTGTTAATTTTGATTTAAACCTCTACAATCCCAATCAGAAAAAGCAAAGTGAATTTCATTATTCCAATTTAGGAATGGGCCTTTTAGGACAGATTTTGGCAGAAAGAAAGGGTTTGACTTATGAGGAATTGTTAAAATCTGATTTAACTGAAAAATTTGGGCTAAATAATACCGGAATATCTTTGGCAAAGAAGCAAAAAAGAAATTTTGCAACACCACATAATATACTTGGAATTAGAACTCTGAGAACCAAGTTTAAACAGGGTGGAATAGAAGGGGCTGGTGGTATCAGATCAACTGGTAATGACATGCTAAAATATTTGAGACTACAACTGGAAGGTGTGGATTCCAGTGATTCTTTAATATTTAAAACTCTGCAAAAAAGCTATTTTGTCTCTGAAAACCCTAAGCAAACCGGATTGGAGATGGGGATTGGATGGATAAAATATAATCCTCCAGGTGATTCTGACCATACCATTATTTGGCATAATGGCCAGATCGCTGGAAGCTCGGCATTTATCGGATTCATTCCCGACAAAAAAATAGGAATCTTTATTCTATCAAATAACGGAAGAGCTAAAAAGATTACAAAGTTGGGCTTCAAACTACTTCGAGAATACAAATAG
- a CDS encoding helix-turn-helix transcriptional regulator gives MIETLYFQINNLAAYSLIISAILVIKDRKRIRGAYAIIGFMSCVFLYLVIDFVTYPVLKWIFVLGPFLLPFSFWMMARTFFNDEPYANKRALIYVLTTSFVYYILYLLGNFSYWTKASAIAGRALSIFFIILAMIETQSGKPTDLDDQRIRLRKYFTYFIGLVVFITTLSELGLSKDEQELPKLVQRSAILLLNTLFIGINFSIKSFLFDSRKKNAEVNNPDLIDKIQRFMIEQEFYRKEKLTIGQLAEALEEQEYKTRRVINQEMGYRNFTDFINSYRIREATDLLKDRTKSKLTILEIAYKIGFNSIGPFNRTFKQATGFTPTDYRKKHMNS, from the coding sequence GTGATCGAAACGCTCTATTTCCAGATTAATAACCTTGCAGCTTATAGCTTGATTATTTCTGCTATTCTGGTCATAAAAGACAGAAAGCGGATCAGAGGTGCATATGCGATCATCGGATTTATGTCATGCGTTTTTCTTTATCTGGTAATAGATTTCGTCACTTATCCAGTCCTCAAATGGATTTTCGTACTAGGGCCATTTTTGCTACCGTTTTCCTTTTGGATGATGGCACGAACATTTTTCAATGACGAACCCTATGCTAACAAACGGGCTTTAATTTATGTACTTACCACTAGTTTCGTCTACTATATCCTTTACCTCTTAGGTAACTTTTCGTATTGGACAAAGGCCTCCGCAATTGCAGGTAGGGCATTGTCAATCTTTTTCATCATATTGGCAATGATTGAGACGCAATCTGGAAAGCCTACTGACCTTGATGATCAAAGGATTCGGTTAAGGAAATACTTTACCTACTTTATAGGTTTGGTGGTTTTCATTACCACCCTTTCAGAATTGGGATTGTCAAAAGATGAACAGGAATTACCCAAACTGGTACAGCGAAGTGCAATTCTACTTTTAAATACACTATTTATCGGGATTAATTTTTCCATAAAAAGTTTTCTCTTTGATTCGCGAAAGAAGAACGCTGAGGTGAACAACCCAGATCTGATTGACAAAATCCAACGGTTTATGATTGAACAGGAATTTTACAGAAAAGAGAAACTAACCATCGGTCAATTGGCTGAAGCATTGGAGGAACAGGAATACAAAACCAGACGTGTGATCAATCAGGAAATGGGTTACCGTAATTTTACTGATTTCATCAACTCCTACCGGATCAGGGAAGCTACCGATCTTTTGAAGGATCGAACTAAATCCAAACTCACCATTTTGGAAATTGCTTATAAAATCGGGTTCAACTCTATTGGCCCTTTCAACAGGACATTCAAACAGGCTACAGGATTTACTCCTACAGATTATAGAAAGAAACACATGAACAGCTAA
- a CDS encoding serine hydrolase domain-containing protein: MKKALFLCGCLFFLFLWSSAQDSLNTFSNQIKQYEENDEFNGVIAIAMEGKVFFHRGIGFANFEDQIKNDRSMPMPISSITKPFTAMAIMLLVERQLMDYKDQVSKHIENFPYQNITIQHLLNHTSRFKRSYKDDLSTTDEILNYVINKKPKLSFEPGDKFQYSNLGYSLLAAIVEKVSGKPFDRFLSEEIFKPLSMNNTFLLTDENAKIPKANSYDKNGNLTAWHLDSYPGAKGIYASANDLLKWDQALYGEQLVSQETISKSYTSGTLNDGSTINYGYGWRKWNGNEHLIFHAGDWVGNESILFRDLDRKMTIIIMANRENEISKWQLMDQILAELDYDN; this comes from the coding sequence ATGAAAAAAGCACTATTTCTCTGTGGATGTTTGTTCTTTTTATTTCTTTGGAGTTCGGCGCAAGACTCGTTAAATACCTTTAGCAACCAGATCAAGCAGTATGAAGAAAATGACGAGTTTAATGGAGTGATAGCTATTGCTATGGAAGGGAAAGTATTTTTTCATCGTGGCATTGGCTTTGCGAATTTTGAAGACCAGATCAAGAATGATCGGTCAATGCCAATGCCAATCTCCTCGATCACCAAACCTTTTACTGCTATGGCAATAATGCTTTTGGTAGAAAGACAACTGATGGATTATAAGGATCAAGTAAGCAAGCATATAGAGAACTTTCCATATCAAAATATTACGATTCAACACCTGCTTAATCATACCAGTAGATTTAAAAGATCATATAAAGACGATCTGTCCACTACGGACGAAATACTGAATTATGTGATAAACAAGAAACCTAAACTTTCGTTCGAGCCAGGTGATAAATTCCAATACAGCAATTTGGGCTATTCATTGCTTGCAGCGATAGTGGAAAAGGTTTCGGGAAAGCCATTTGACAGATTCCTATCAGAAGAAATATTTAAGCCACTGAGCATGAACAACACCTTTTTACTCACAGATGAGAACGCGAAAATTCCAAAAGCCAATTCCTACGACAAAAATGGGAATTTAACAGCATGGCACTTAGATTCTTACCCAGGTGCAAAGGGTATCTACGCATCAGCAAACGACTTATTGAAATGGGATCAGGCACTCTATGGAGAACAACTGGTCTCACAAGAAACGATTTCAAAATCCTATACCAGTGGGACATTAAACGACGGATCGACGATAAACTACGGATATGGTTGGAGGAAGTGGAATGGAAATGAACACTTGATCTTTCATGCTGGTGATTGGGTCGGAAACGAATCGATTTTGTTCAGGGACCTTGACAGAAAAATGACAATCATCATCATGGCAAATCGTGAAAATGAGATCAGCAAGTGGCAGTTGATGGATCAGATACTTGCCGAACTGGATTACGATAATTAA
- a CDS encoding amino acid permease yields the protein MSNLLSKKANFGTLPVFLTAISTILGAVMFLRFGFAVGSVGFLGTVAIVIIGHMVTIPTAMSIAEIATNQKVEGGGEYYIISRSFGINIGASIGIALYLSQAISVAFYVIAFGEAFDPVIAWANDVYNLGIADKRWITIPAVLLLSILMLTKGADLGMKALYIVVATLFVSLTFFFLGSTDYHASLQKFDIMARVTESQDFFIVFAIIFPAFTGMTAGVGLSGDLKDPKKSIPWGTLSATLIGMVIYIFIGYKLAVNASPEELVNNQLIMSEIALWGPIIPIGLAAATISSALGSIMVAPRTLQALAADDIFPTQGINGFLSKGKVNTNEPVNATIVTVGLALFFVSLGSIDTVAKVISMFFMVTYGAICTISFFQHFAADPSYRPAFRSKWYISLLGAIMCLFLIFKMDAAYAIASITIMVLIYFGLSKFNEDKAGMANIFQGVIFQLIRQIQVFIQKADKDDDNWRPSVICISGSSFERPAAFEMMGWISHRYGFGTYLHYIKGYYSNETNLESKEELARLIRVADISESNVYVDTMVSPSYTTAVAQALQLPSVSGKDINMMLFEFSKHHPEGLQEIMANYAMVRASGFDTCILASSERGLDTKAEIHIWIKPSDFNNANLMILLGFVILGHPQWKKAEIKISAIVYDEELEEQKEELLELIKTGRLPISANNVRIIERSEGMDNRQVINKHSKDADLTILGFRSEAAKQLGEEIFQGYDEIGDVLFVNSTKSKEIK from the coding sequence ATGAGCAACCTCCTCTCCAAAAAGGCCAACTTCGGTACTTTACCAGTTTTCCTGACGGCTATCTCTACCATTCTCGGTGCAGTCATGTTCTTGCGTTTCGGGTTTGCTGTGGGCAGCGTTGGATTTTTAGGTACTGTGGCTATAGTCATTATTGGACATATGGTGACGATACCTACGGCCATGTCCATTGCTGAGATTGCCACTAATCAAAAGGTAGAAGGTGGCGGAGAGTACTACATCATATCCCGTTCGTTTGGTATCAATATAGGTGCCTCGATTGGTATTGCCCTTTACCTTTCTCAAGCCATTAGCGTAGCTTTTTATGTGATTGCCTTTGGCGAAGCCTTTGATCCGGTGATTGCCTGGGCTAATGACGTTTACAATTTGGGCATTGCAGATAAACGGTGGATCACGATTCCTGCTGTACTCTTACTTAGTATTCTGATGCTTACCAAAGGCGCAGACTTGGGTATGAAAGCCTTGTACATCGTAGTAGCCACTTTGTTCGTTTCCTTGACATTCTTCTTTCTGGGCAGCACGGATTACCATGCGAGTTTGCAGAAGTTTGATATCATGGCCAGGGTCACCGAAAGTCAAGATTTCTTCATTGTGTTTGCAATTATATTTCCAGCCTTTACAGGAATGACCGCTGGTGTTGGGTTGTCTGGTGACTTGAAAGATCCTAAAAAATCTATTCCATGGGGTACGCTTTCGGCTACTTTGATCGGTATGGTCATTTATATATTTATCGGCTACAAACTAGCAGTGAATGCCAGCCCAGAAGAGTTGGTAAACAACCAGTTGATCATGTCTGAAATAGCGCTATGGGGGCCGATCATTCCTATAGGCTTGGCTGCGGCAACTATCTCGTCTGCCTTAGGTTCTATCATGGTTGCACCAAGGACCTTACAAGCCCTGGCTGCGGATGACATCTTTCCGACCCAAGGTATCAATGGCTTTCTATCCAAAGGCAAGGTAAACACCAACGAACCGGTAAACGCCACGATTGTCACAGTAGGCCTTGCACTATTTTTTGTCAGTCTGGGTAGTATCGACACGGTGGCGAAAGTAATTTCCATGTTTTTTATGGTGACTTATGGTGCGATCTGTACGATATCCTTTTTTCAGCATTTTGCCGCAGACCCTTCCTACCGACCTGCTTTTAGATCAAAGTGGTACATTTCCTTGCTGGGGGCTATCATGTGTCTGTTTTTGATTTTTAAGATGGATGCGGCCTATGCCATTGCTTCAATTACCATCATGGTATTGATCTATTTTGGTCTATCCAAATTCAATGAAGACAAGGCAGGTATGGCCAATATTTTTCAGGGAGTAATTTTTCAGCTGATCCGCCAGATTCAAGTCTTTATCCAAAAAGCCGACAAGGATGACGACAACTGGAGACCATCGGTCATTTGTATTTCGGGTTCTTCATTTGAGCGGCCAGCCGCCTTCGAGATGATGGGCTGGATTTCGCATCGCTATGGCTTTGGCACTTATTTGCACTATATCAAAGGCTATTACTCCAACGAAACCAATTTGGAATCTAAAGAAGAACTGGCTCGCCTGATCAGAGTGGCTGACATTTCGGAAAGCAATGTATATGTGGATACCATGGTATCGCCCTCTTACACCACTGCCGTAGCTCAGGCACTTCAACTTCCTAGTGTGTCTGGCAAAGACATCAATATGATGCTTTTCGAGTTTTCCAAGCATCACCCTGAAGGCTTGCAGGAAATCATGGCCAATTACGCTATGGTTCGGGCTTCTGGATTTGACACTTGTATCTTAGCCAGCAGCGAAAGAGGATTAGACACGAAAGCCGAAATCCATATATGGATCAAACCATCCGACTTCAACAACGCCAACCTGATGATTCTTCTTGGATTCGTGATCTTAGGCCATCCGCAATGGAAAAAAGCCGAAATCAAAATCTCAGCCATCGTCTATGATGAAGAATTAGAAGAACAAAAAGAAGAGCTACTAGAACTCATAAAGACTGGTCGACTGCCCATTTCCGCCAATAATGTGCGAATCATTGAAAGATCCGAAGGAATGGACAACCGCCAAGTCATCAACAAGCACTCCAAAGATGCTGATTTGACAATCCTTGGATTTCGATCAGAAGCAGCCAAACAATTAGGCGAAGAAATCTTCCAAGGTTACGATGAAATCGGAGATGTACTTTTTGTGAACAGTACAAAGTCAAAGGAAATCAAATAG
- a CDS encoding THUMP domain-containing class I SAM-dependent RNA methyltransferase encodes MRRSKLVINCQPSLSPFLKKEVQDLGYRILKAEKNGVTVEGGWQEVMHLNLNLRTASRVLWLIKSFEANHPDKMYEEAKKIPWQKLLPKGTKISVQSYVKNDFIRDGRFANLKLKDAIVDRMQEETGVRPDSGNQKDQTVVYLFWHLNKVHVYFDTSGETITKHGYRKLPFKAPMLESLASACLISAGWNDKKGAFINPMCGSGTLAIEAALMAAGIPPGLHRNNFGFMHIEGYDPSLWKETLAKAEYKDRIKSSIIATDWNGDAIEAARANARTAGVEKMIDFDKVPFQETFVPSGPGIVMLNPEYGERLGEESMLKSVYKDIGDFFKQSCGGKMGYIFTGNSSLAKSIGLRTKTRTEFMNARIECRLLEYELYSGSRR; translated from the coding sequence GTGCGTAGATCCAAACTAGTCATCAACTGTCAGCCTTCACTTTCTCCATTTCTCAAAAAAGAAGTGCAGGATCTTGGCTATCGAATCTTGAAAGCCGAAAAGAATGGCGTGACCGTAGAAGGCGGTTGGCAAGAAGTGATGCATCTCAATTTGAATCTGCGTACCGCCTCACGGGTGCTTTGGTTGATCAAATCCTTCGAAGCTAATCATCCGGACAAGATGTACGAAGAGGCGAAGAAAATTCCCTGGCAAAAACTCTTGCCAAAAGGCACAAAAATCTCTGTGCAGTCCTATGTGAAAAATGACTTTATCCGAGACGGCCGATTTGCTAACCTTAAACTCAAAGATGCGATCGTCGACCGTATGCAAGAAGAAACTGGCGTTCGCCCGGACTCTGGCAATCAGAAAGACCAGACCGTGGTTTACCTGTTTTGGCATTTGAACAAAGTGCATGTCTATTTTGATACTTCAGGGGAAACTATCACCAAGCACGGGTATAGAAAATTGCCTTTCAAAGCACCGATGCTAGAATCTCTGGCTTCAGCTTGCCTGATCTCTGCCGGCTGGAATGACAAAAAAGGGGCCTTCATCAATCCCATGTGTGGTAGTGGCACTCTTGCTATTGAGGCTGCGCTGATGGCAGCTGGCATTCCTCCGGGTCTCCATAGAAACAACTTTGGTTTCATGCACATCGAAGGTTACGATCCTTCCCTATGGAAAGAAACATTGGCGAAAGCCGAATACAAGGACCGAATCAAATCCAGTATCATAGCTACTGACTGGAACGGTGACGCTATCGAAGCCGCCCGTGCCAATGCCCGCACTGCCGGCGTGGAAAAAATGATTGATTTTGATAAAGTGCCTTTTCAGGAAACCTTTGTACCGTCTGGTCCGGGCATCGTGATGCTCAATCCGGAATACGGCGAAAGACTTGGAGAAGAATCGATGCTAAAGTCCGTTTACAAGGACATTGGCGATTTTTTCAAACAGTCTTGCGGTGGAAAAATGGGTTACATCTTCACTGGTAATTCTAGCTTGGCCAAGTCTATTGGACTGCGTACTAAAACCCGTACAGAATTCATGAATGCTCGTATCGAATGTCGATTGTTAGAGTATGAACTGTATTCGGGGAGTAGAAGGTAA